A single window of Gossypium arboreum isolate Shixiya-1 chromosome 13, ASM2569848v2, whole genome shotgun sequence DNA harbors:
- the LOC128286685 gene encoding protein AGENET DOMAIN (AGD)-CONTAINING P1-like, which translates to MAMFFQGDKVEVCSKEEGFLGSYYQAKILSPLNDNTLYRVQYKNLVEEEDQTRPLVEIVSADEVFHYLDSVDAFDNDGWWVGKITGRQDLNIGFILKLPR; encoded by the exons ATGGCGATGTTTTTCCAAGGAGATAAAGTCGAAGTATGCAGCAAGGAAGAAGGGTTCTTGGGTTCTTACTACCAAGCTAAAATATTATCCCCGTTGAACGACAATACTCTTTATAGAGTGCAGTACAAGAACCTGGTTGAAGAAGAAGATCAGACTCGGCCTCTGGTTGAGATAGTTTCAGCCGACGAG GTTTTCCATTATCTGGACTCGGTGGATGCTTTTGACAACGATGGTTGGTGGGTGGGGAAGATCACTGGGAGACAGGATCTAAATATTGGGTTTATTTTGAAACTACCGAGATGA
- the LOC128286684 gene encoding protein AGENET DOMAIN (AGD)-CONTAINING P1-like, producing MVVFFEGDEVKVCSKEEGFLLLGSYYEAKILPPYKNIVEEEDQTSPLVEIVSTDEVRPMPPPATITRATQVFHYLDRVDAFDNDGWWVGILFLLL from the coding sequence ATGGTGGTGTTTTTCGAAGGAGATGAAGTCAAAGTATGCAGCAAGGAAGAAGGGTTCTTACTCTTAGGTTCTTACTACGAAGCAAAGATCTTACCCCCATACAAGAACATAGTTGAAGAAGAAGACCAGACTTCGCCTCTGGTTGAGATAGTTTCAACCGACGAGGTCCGACCAATGCCACCTCCGGCAACAATCACAAGAGCTACTCAGGTTTTCCATTATTTGGACAGGGTGGATGCTTTTGACAACGATGGTTGGTGGGTAGGGATATTGTTTTTATTATTGTAG
- the LOC108463822 gene encoding protein ALP1-like — protein sequence MSFLVPCIYIYMRNSNTLCSHPPNMDISSFSFLSPEDFCSISTNPWFQDLDNGFNKRRKKEDDSKGGFGNGCFNDEGLKKSGFGDILASLLLLEEEAKQEEAEWMSESQQEKALFESNHKRKVQAMNEFYDQLQQHYSETVKPSWKSVSALAATVATTSGNDTTTKAEVAVAGGQQRRLWVKDRSKDWWDRCNHQDFPEEEFRKAFRMSKSTFGLICRELEPVVMKKNTMLRDAIPVRQRVAVCIWRLATGEPLRLVSKRFGLGISTCHKLVLEVCSAINNVLMPKFLQWPDEKKMKEINEEFELISGVPNIGGSLYTTHVPIIAPKVNVAAYFNRKHTERNQKPSYSITVQGVVDQKGIFTDVCIGWPGSMPDDQVLEKSALFQRGLKDVWIVGNSGYPLMDWVLVPYTHQNLTWAQHGFNEKMGAVQNVAKEAFARLKGRWSCLQRRTEVKLQELPMVLGACCVLHNICETNNEDMDPELQFELFDDETIAENNLRSSNAVLARDNIAHNLLHHGLGGTSLL from the coding sequence ATGTCTTTTTTGGttccatgtatatatatatatatgcgtaaCTCCAATACCCTTTGTTCCCATCCTCCAAATATGGACATTTCTTCTTTCTCATTTCTTAGTCCCGAAGATTTTTGTAGTATTAGTACTAACCCCTGGTTCCAAGACCTGGATAACGGGTTCAACAAAAGGCGTAAGAAGGAAGATGATTCCAAGGGTGGCTTTGGCAATGGGTGTTTCAATGATGAAGGATTGAAGAAGAGTGGGTTTGGTGATATACTAGCTTCGTTGTTGTTATTAGAAGAAGAAGCTAAGCAAGAAGAGGCAGAGTGGATGAGTGAATCCCAACAAGAGAAAGCTTTGTTTGAATCCAATCACAAAAGAAAAGTTCAAGCGATGAATGAGTTTTACGATCAGCTTCAACAACATTACTCTGAAACTGTGAAACCATCTTGGAAATCTGTGTCTGCTTTGGCTGCCACTGTTGCAACGACTTCAGGGAATGACACGACAACGAAGGCGGAGGTGGCAGTGGCGGGGGGTCAACAAAGGAGGTTATGGGTGAAAGATCGATCAAAGGATTGGTGGGATCGTTGTAACCATCAAGATTTCCCGGAGGAAGAGTTCCGAAAGGCGTTTCGGATGAGTAAATCGACGTTCGGGTTAATATGCAGGGAATTAGAGCCGGTGGTGATGAAGAAGAATACTATGCTGAGAGATGCAATACCTGTTCGACAACGAGTAGCTGTTTGTATATGGAGGTTGGCAACAGGGGAGCCACTTAGACTTGTTTCAAAACGATTTGGACTTGGGATTTCAACTTGTCATAAGCTGGTATTAGAGGTATGTTCAGCGATAAACAATGTCTTGATGCCCAAGTTTCTTCAATGGCCTGATgagaagaaaatgaaagaaattaATGAAGAATTTGAGTTGATATCGGGGGTACCAAATATAGGAGGTTCATTGTATACAACTCATGTACCAATTATAGCACCTAAAGTTAATGTAGCAGCTTATTTCAATAGAAAGCATACAGAAAGGAACCAGAAGCCTTCTTATTCAATTACAGTACAAGGAGTGGTTGATCAAAAAGGGATTTTCACAGATGTTTGTATTGGATGGCCTGGTTCAATGCCTGATGATCAAGTGTTAGAGAAGTCTGCTTTGTTCCAAAGGGGTTTGAAGGATGTTTGGATTGTTGGGAATTCTGGGTATCCTTTAATGGATTGGGTTTTGGTCCCTTATACACATCAAAATTTGACTTGGGCTCAACATGGTTTCAATGAAAAAATGGGTGCGGTTCAAAATGTTGCTAAAGAAGCATTTGctagattaaaagggaggtggtCTTGCTTACAAAGGAGAACCGAGGTGAAGCTTCAAGAGTTGCCAATGGTGCTTGGAGCTTGCTGTGTTTTGCATAATATTTGTGAGACGAACAATGAAGATATGGACCCCGAATTACAGTTTGAGCTATTTGATGATGAGACGATAGCTGAAAATAACTTGAGGTCTTCTAATGCTGTGCTTGCTAGGGATAATATTGCCCATAATCTGTTACACCACGGTCTTGGTGGAACTAGTCTTCTGTAG
- the LOC108463823 gene encoding biotin carboxyl carrier protein of acetyl-CoA carboxylase 2, chloroplastic-like, with protein sequence MESCAALRSFHYSVSAVSQACCTLERPSTFHMSSSCWPNSRKSGVPGLMFGGKNNSSTRRTVVLASSAKTPEAMATAKSNVPPESTKKGSLEKKTSRNATFPNGFEALILEVCDETEVAELKMKIGDFEMHLKRNVGAIKAPMSNISPTTAPSIPTEPMNEAAAATPPPSPPKPSPEKPSPFKSSAFGKSSKLAALEASGSSNYILVPSPVVGIFQRGRTLKGKRQPPICKEGDLIKEGQVIGFLNQFGCELPIKSDMAGTVLKILFEDGDAVGYGDPLFAVLPSFHGID encoded by the exons ATGGAGTCCTGTGCTGCTCTCCGCTCCTTTCACT attcTGTAAGTGCTGTTTCACAAGCTTGTTGCACGCTTGAAAGGCCCAGTACATTTCATATGTCTTCTAGTTGCTGGCCAAATTCAAGAAAATCAGGTGTTCCAGGCTTGATGTTTGGAGGGAAGAACAATTCTTCTACAAGACGAACTGTAGTTTTAGCATCCTCTGCAAAGACGCCTGAAGCTATGGCAACAGCAAAGTCAAATG TTCCACCGGAGAGCACCAAGAAAGGCTCATTGGAGAAGAAAACTTCACGgaatgcaacttttccaaatggATTTGAG GCATTGATTCTGGAGGTGTGTGATGAAACTGAGGTTGCGGAGCTGAAAATGAAG ATTGGGGACTTCGAAATGCATCTGAAGCGGAATGTTGGTGCCATAAAAGCTCCCATGTCTAACATTTCACCTACGACAGCGCCATCAATCCCAACTGAACCAATGAATGAAGCAGCTGCTGCTACCCCACCTCCATCCCCACCTAAACCCTCTCCTGAGAAGCCTTCTCCATTTAAAAGCTCTGCCTTTGGGAAGTCATCCAAGTTAGCTGCCTTGGAGGCTTCTGGATCTAGCAACTATATTCTAGTACCTTCTCCCGTT GTTGGTATATTCCAAAGAGGTAGAACACTCAAGGGAAAAAGGCAACCTCCTATCTGTAAGGAG GGTGATTTGATCAAAGAAGGACAAGTGATAGGATTCTTGAATCAATTTGGTTGTGAACTACCTATTAAG TCTGATATGGCTGGAACAGTCTTAAAGATCCTCTTCGAAGATGGAG ATGCCGTTGGTTACGGAGATCCACTCTTTGCAGTTTTGCCATCATTTCATGGCATCGACTAA